One Stigmatopora argus isolate UIUO_Sarg chromosome 12, RoL_Sarg_1.0, whole genome shotgun sequence genomic window carries:
- the LOC144085540 gene encoding coiled-coil domain-containing protein 13-like isoform X2: MDTEVAVPESLRKVFSVANVYKRACFILQIMAEASLVVEYSDEMDNPLEVTNSEEDGEKMKDAFFKDHFDLITELDNLGDRGEHYRHQLLLNELRELTDVNGRLFKLLNEKDFEINHMKKKWEDERILLLAGATGMLGDAAAVKIVELSKKNRELTIEVEQERAKSRQNSNRIKTLENDLQTAQRSLPGKTVEPSTLQKQSSPKEENPLVKSLKDKLSANQLKATEYRNQVQILKQELKVAHKVIISEVGGDVNFQQLLGCAGNVRGRAQQILALQSRIRDLEQQLGTPLKMVSNVYEECSINSRKNLGRNVGYTRSTEKEKKEEFQLMESSEALQRERDEVKKVLEACKSRNKCLSSDMKALKSQMSSLLVKSKHDDELVDAMLKEKSHLLEMLSQLTSQNVKPNSGPSLSSKLSEQKMLIENLYQVVADKENTIRDLEDIIQQFFNGPSQTNNVE, translated from the exons ATGGATACAGAAGTCGCGGTACCGGAAAGCCTGAGGAAAGTCTTCAGTGTGGCAAACGTATACAAAAGAGCGTGTTTTATACTTCAAATTATGGCAG AAGCCTCACTCGTCGTGGAGTATAGCGATGAAATGGACAATCCCCTAGAGGTAACAAATAGTGAAGAGGATGGGGAGAAAATGAAAGATGCATTTTTTAAGGACCATTTTGATCTAATCACTGAACTAGACAATCTTGGTGACAG AGGCGAACACTACAGGCATCAGCTTTTGCTGAACGAGCTGAGGGAGCTGACGGATGTCAACGGTCGCCTCTTCAAACTTCTAAATGAAAAGGATTTTGAAATCAATCACATGAAGAAAAAATGGGAAGACGAAAGAATTCTTCTCTTAGCTG GTGCAACCGGCATGTTAGGTGATGCAGCTGCTGTTAAGATTGTGGAGCTGTCCAAAAAGAACCGAGAGCTGACTATTGAAGTGGAGCAAGAGAGAGCAAAGTCCAGACAAAACAGCAACAGAATTAAGACACTTGAGAATGAT CTACAAACTGCTCAACGCTCTCTACCAGGGAAAACGGTTGAACCTAGTACTTTGCAAAAGCAAAGCTCACCGAAAGAG GAAAATCCATTGGTCAAGTCTCTGAAAGACAAATTATCTGCTAACCAGCTTAAAGCCACCGAGTATCGCAACCAAGTTCAGATTCTCAAGCAGGAGTTAAAAGTCGCCCACAAG GTTATAATTAGTGAGGTTGGAGGAGATGTCAACTTTCAGCAGTTACTTGGCTGTGCTGGGAATGTTAGGGGACGTGCACAGCAGATACTGGCTCTTCAATCAAGG ATTCGTGACTTGGAGCAGCAACTCGGGACACCTCTCAAAATGGTTTCAAATGTGTACGAGGAATGTTCGATCAATTCTCGTAAAAATCTGGGCCGTAATGTTGGCTACACCCGCAGTACCGAGAAGGAGAAGAAAGAGGAATTTCAA CTCATGGAAAGCAGCGAAGCCTTGCAAAGAGAGCGTGATGAAGTGAAGAAAGTGCTAGAAGCCTGCAAATCCCGGAATAAATGTTTATCTTCTGACATGAAAGCCCTTAAGTCTCAGATGTCCTCGCTGTTAGTAAAGAGTAAACACGACGACGAGCTTGTCGATGCTATGCTG AAGGAAAAGAGCCACTTGCTGGAGATGTTAAGTCAGCTCACCAGTCAGAACGTGAAGCCCAACTCAGGACCGTCTCTGAGCAGCAAGCTTTCCGAACAGAAGATGCTCATCGAGAACTTATACCAAGTTGTTGCTGACAAGGAAAATACCATTAGAGATTTAGAGGACATAATCCAGCAGTTCTTCAATGGACCATCACAGACAAATAATGttgaataa
- the LOC144085540 gene encoding coiled-coil domain-containing protein 13-like isoform X1 produces MDTEVAVPESLRKVFSVANVYKRACFILQIMAEASLVVEYSDEMDNPLEVTNSEEDGEKMKDAFFKDHFDLITELDNLGDRGEHYRHQLLLNELRELTDVNGRLFKLLNEKDFEINHMKKKWEDERILLLAGATGMLGDAAAVKIVELSKKNRELTIEVEQERAKSRQNSNRIKTLENDLQTAQRSLPGKTVEPSTLQKQSSPKEENPLVKSLKDKLSANQLKATEYRNQVQILKQELKVAHKVIISEVGGDVNFQQLLGCAGNVRGRAQQILALQSRIRDLEQQLGTPLKMVSNVYEECSINSRKNLGRNVGYTRSTEKEKKEEFQKLMESSEALQRERDEVKKVLEACKSRNKCLSSDMKALKSQMSSLLVKSKHDDELVDAMLKEKSHLLEMLSQLTSQNVKPNSGPSLSSKLSEQKMLIENLYQVVADKENTIRDLEDIIQQFFNGPSQTNNVE; encoded by the exons ATGGATACAGAAGTCGCGGTACCGGAAAGCCTGAGGAAAGTCTTCAGTGTGGCAAACGTATACAAAAGAGCGTGTTTTATACTTCAAATTATGGCAG AAGCCTCACTCGTCGTGGAGTATAGCGATGAAATGGACAATCCCCTAGAGGTAACAAATAGTGAAGAGGATGGGGAGAAAATGAAAGATGCATTTTTTAAGGACCATTTTGATCTAATCACTGAACTAGACAATCTTGGTGACAG AGGCGAACACTACAGGCATCAGCTTTTGCTGAACGAGCTGAGGGAGCTGACGGATGTCAACGGTCGCCTCTTCAAACTTCTAAATGAAAAGGATTTTGAAATCAATCACATGAAGAAAAAATGGGAAGACGAAAGAATTCTTCTCTTAGCTG GTGCAACCGGCATGTTAGGTGATGCAGCTGCTGTTAAGATTGTGGAGCTGTCCAAAAAGAACCGAGAGCTGACTATTGAAGTGGAGCAAGAGAGAGCAAAGTCCAGACAAAACAGCAACAGAATTAAGACACTTGAGAATGAT CTACAAACTGCTCAACGCTCTCTACCAGGGAAAACGGTTGAACCTAGTACTTTGCAAAAGCAAAGCTCACCGAAAGAG GAAAATCCATTGGTCAAGTCTCTGAAAGACAAATTATCTGCTAACCAGCTTAAAGCCACCGAGTATCGCAACCAAGTTCAGATTCTCAAGCAGGAGTTAAAAGTCGCCCACAAG GTTATAATTAGTGAGGTTGGAGGAGATGTCAACTTTCAGCAGTTACTTGGCTGTGCTGGGAATGTTAGGGGACGTGCACAGCAGATACTGGCTCTTCAATCAAGG ATTCGTGACTTGGAGCAGCAACTCGGGACACCTCTCAAAATGGTTTCAAATGTGTACGAGGAATGTTCGATCAATTCTCGTAAAAATCTGGGCCGTAATGTTGGCTACACCCGCAGTACCGAGAAGGAGAAGAAAGAGGAATTTCAA AAGCTCATGGAAAGCAGCGAAGCCTTGCAAAGAGAGCGTGATGAAGTGAAGAAAGTGCTAGAAGCCTGCAAATCCCGGAATAAATGTTTATCTTCTGACATGAAAGCCCTTAAGTCTCAGATGTCCTCGCTGTTAGTAAAGAGTAAACACGACGACGAGCTTGTCGATGCTATGCTG AAGGAAAAGAGCCACTTGCTGGAGATGTTAAGTCAGCTCACCAGTCAGAACGTGAAGCCCAACTCAGGACCGTCTCTGAGCAGCAAGCTTTCCGAACAGAAGATGCTCATCGAGAACTTATACCAAGTTGTTGCTGACAAGGAAAATACCATTAGAGATTTAGAGGACATAATCCAGCAGTTCTTCAATGGACCATCACAGACAAATAATGttgaataa
- the higd1a gene encoding HIG1 domain family member 1A, mitochondrial: MSDYEENESKLMRKAKENPFVPVGMAGFFAIVGYRLWKLKSRGDTKMSVHLIHMRVAAQGFVVGAMTIGVIYTMYRDYFAKPREEQNRTKSN, encoded by the exons ATGTCCGACTACGAGGAGAACGAGTCCAAATTAATGAGGAAAGCCAAGGAAAATCCATTTGTACCAGTGG GAATGGCCGGCTTCTTCGCCATTGTGGGCTACAGACTTTGGAAATTAAAAAGTCGCGGGGACACTAAAATGTCCGTGCACCTAATTCACATGCGGGTGGCTGCCCAAGGCTTTGTAGTAGGAGCCATGACCATTG GTGTCATTTACACAATGTATCGAGACTACTTTGCCAAACCAAGAGAAGAACAGAACAGAACAAAATCCAACTGA
- the LOC144085539 gene encoding 5-beta-cholestane-3-alpha,7-alpha-diol 12-alpha-hydroxylase-like has translation MLLPILLAILTALMGGLYLLGVFRQRRPGEPPLDKGLFPWLGHVLEFRRDTVKFLQRMQRKHGDVFTIQLGGFYVTFLQDPLSFGPFVKESREKLDFNKFAKHLVHRVFGYWSPNSEHHILQQSSNKHLKGDGLEILTQSMTFNLKNLMLHNLGKDKQAWTEDGLFMYCYNIVFRAGYLSLYGNVSPKCEDGEENAKEKDRVESEALFFKFRKYDQLFPNLAYGVLPPKRRLELRGLMDYFWNVLSIRKMKAKDNISGWVWDQQLARQEMGMDEAMVDRFMFLLLWASQGNTGPSSFWLLLYLMKHPDAMAAVKCEVDRIVRESGQEVRPDGPLLDLTREMLVKTTVLDSAVEETLRLTAAPLLTRAVLQDMTLKMADGQEFFIRKGDRMAVFPYTSVQMDAGIHADPTVFKYDRFLNPDGSRKTEFHKEGKKVKYYTMPWGAGVSICPGRFFATNELKQFIFLMLVYFEFELLDPEIEIPAIDVRRWGFGTMQPVKEVPFRYRLRF, from the coding sequence ATGTTGCTACCGATCCTTCTCGCCATTCTCACAGCGCTAATGGGAGGTTTGTACCTTTTGGGGGTGTTCAGGCAGCGAAGACCTGGGGAGCCTCCTCTGGACAAAGGTCTCTTCCCTTGGCTGGGCCACGTCTTGGAGTTCCGCAGAGACACGGTGAAATTCCTGCAGAGGATGCAGAGGAAGCACGGTGATGTGTTCACTATCCAGTTAGGTGGCTTCTATGTCACCTTCCTGCAGGACCCCCTGTCCTTCGGTCCATTTGTCAAGGAGAGTCGGGAGAAGCTGGACTTCAACAAGTTTGCCAAGCACCTGGTGCACAGGGTCTTTGGCTACTGGTCGCCCAACAGCGAACATCACATCCTGCAGCAGTCCAGCAACAAGCACCTGAAGGGGGACGGCTTGGAGATCCTCACGCAGTCCATGACGTTCAATCTTAAGAACCTGATGCTGCACAACCTGGGCAAAGACAAGCAGGCCTGGACAGAGGACGGCCTCTTTATGTACTGCTACAATATTGTGTTCAGGGCGGGCTACCTGTCCCTGTACGGCAACGTTTCCCCCAAGTGTGAAGACGGCGAGGAGAATGCTAAAGAAAAAGACAGGGTGGAATCTGAGGCCTTGTTCTTCAAGTTTCGGAAGTACGACCAGCTCTTTCCGAACCTGGCTTACGGCGTCCTACCTCCCAAGAGGAGATTGGAACTGCGAGGTCTGATGGATTACTTCTGGAACGTCCTGTCGATTCGCAAGATGAAGGCTAAAGACAACATCAGCGGCTGGGTCTGGGACCAGCAGCTGGCGCGACAGGAGATGGGCATGGACGAGGCAATGGTCGACAGGTTCATGTTTCTCCTGCTTTGGGCCTCGCAAGGGAACACCGGCCCGTCTTCCTTTTGGTTGCTCCTCTACCTGATGAAGCACCCGGACGCCATGGCGGCCGTCAAGTGTGAAGTGGACCGGATCGTGCGTGAGTCGGGCCAGGAAGTCAGGCCAGACGGGCCCTTGCTGGACTTGACGCGGGAAATGCTGGTCAAGACCACCGTCCTGGACAGCGCCGTGGAGGAGACCCTCAGACTTACCGCTGCGCCTCTCCTTACCAGGGCTGTGCTCCAGGACATGACGCTGAAGATGGCCGATGGCCAGGAGTTCTTCATTCGCAAGGGGGATAGGATGGCGGTCTTCCCATACACCAGTGTCCAAATGGACGCAGGCATCCACGCTGATCCCACCGTTTTCAAATACGACCGCTTCCTCAATCCGGATGGAAGCAGGAAGACAGAGTTTcacaaagaaggaaaaaaagtgaagtACTACACCATGCCCTGGGGCGCCGGGGTGTCCATCTGTCCAGGTCGCTTCTTTGCCACAAACGAGCTTAAGCAGTTCATCTTCCTCATGTTGGTCTACTTTGAGTTTGAGCTGCTAGATCCCGAAATAGAGATCCCCGCCATCGACGTCCGGCGGTGGGGCTTTGGAACCATGCAACCCGTCAAAGAAGTTCCCTTCCGATACAGATTGAGATTTTAA